Below is a genomic region from Fischerella sp. PCC 9605.
CAGGCAAATGATTACTTACAAAGGGCATTAGAACTCGATCCGAAACTGGGAGTTGCTCACTATAATTTGGGGTTAGTCAGAGAGCAGCAACAAAATTGGGATAAAGCGATCGCATCCTTTAAAAAAGCAATGGAATATAGTAAAAATGCTCCAGAACCAGCCTACCATCTGGGCGTATGTTATCTCCAGCAAGGCAAAATAGATAAAGCCAAAGATGCCTTTCGCAAAGCAGTACAAATTAATCCCAAATATCCAGAAGCCTACTACAGTCTTGGTTCAATTTTATATAGCCAAAACAAGTTAAAAGATGCCTTAGAAGCTTTTAGAAAATCAGCCGAAGCTAACTCCAACTATCCCAACGCCTATTATGGTGCAGGGTTAGTTTTTATACAGCTTAATCAATATGGAGACGCGGCGCAGGTTTTGCAGTACGCCAGAGATTTATACAAAGCCCAGAATAATCCCGAGTGGACAAATAAAGCTGAGCAACTGTTGCAACAAGCACAAAGAATGAATTAGGGATCGGGGATCGGGGATCGGGGATCGGGGATCGGGGATCGGGAATTGGGAATAGGTGAAAATTATGAATGCTGAAAATTTCATAATTCATAATTCATAATTCATAATTTTTATGCCCCTTGCCCTAATCCCTAATTCCCAGTTCGGTCAAAATCAATCAAAATAAAAGTGTTGGGTGGACTGGCTGGTGTGTCAACGGTTGTCCCAATACAAATGGAAAAGTTCATGAGGAAGCGCCCCAAAAGCCAATTTTTGTTATGCGATCGCTGGTTTGACCGACATTGGATAGTCCGCCACATGGAGGCCTTCCAAGATTTGATTGTGATTGTCCTGTGTCTGAGTTTGTTCAGCGTCATGCTCTTGCAACTGCGGGGAATCTTTGTCGCCCTTACCCAGACACTGGACTATAAACATGTGACTGCCAAAATCTTATTCATCTTGATTTTGGTGGAACTATTTCGACTGCTCATGATTTACTTGCAAGAACACAGCATTGCTGTCGGTGTAGCAGTTGAAATTACGATTGTATCTGTACTGCGAGAAGTCGTTGTTCACGGAGCACTGGATATTTCTTGGATTAAAGTCGCATCAATTTGTGGCTTATTGTTTGTTTTGGGTGCCTTGCTAATTGTCTGTGCCAAGACACCACATATGGATTGTATGAGCGCAAACACAAAATTTTGCCCGATTGTCTACCTTGAGGGCAATCAAGAACAAAAAGAGCGCGATTTTGAGCATTCACGTCATCGCCAAGAAATTAGGTAAAAGGGACTGGGGACTGGTGATTAGGTGGGGGCATGGGGCAAGGAGCATAAAAATTATGAATTATGAATTATGAATTATGAATTATGAAATTTTCAGCATTCATAATTTTCACCTATTCCCAATGCCCAATCCCCGATTCCCAATCATCAGAAGGGTGTGTGAGCTGTAGCATAACGTACCCTCTTTAGTTGTATTCGTGCATACGCTTTTGGACAGATGAATACCTCTGTTAGAGCGAGTAGAAGTGAATATAGGAATTCTAAAGGAGGGTGAATCAATGACTCAAACTACAGAAAACAGACAGTCTCAAAATCCGATTAGCAACCTGGAGTATGACTTTCTCACCGTGTTGCACAATAAAGGCCAAGCTATCAAAGCTTACGACACATACATCCAAGACGCACAACAAGCAGGTTCTCAGCCTTGTGTAGAACTGTTCCAAAAGCTGCGCCAGTCTGATATTGAGCAAGCACAGGAAATCCGTCGCCATCTTCAGGAAGTAATGCAGAAAGGTAAGATGTAAAGTTGGTGATATAAAGCGATCGCTTTTTTATTGCTTCTTGCAAAAAAAGCGATCGCTTCTAACTTAGCTTGCAGCTACTATAATTCAAAGTTAGGAGCATCCAAAGATAGATTTGGATTATAGTAAGGATCTGTTCCTAATTTATGAAAGTAATCTTTCCATTTATCATTTAATTTATTCCACTCTCCCGGTCTTAAACCTTTTTGCCTACTAGCTGATTCATAATGGATAAGTTGAGCATAAGGCGTGACTATATTGCGATATCCAAATTGATGCGCTTTTAAACATAAATCGACATCGTTGTAGTTTAAAGGAAAGTCCTCATCAAGTCCTCCTAACTGCTGAAACACCTCTTGTCGCATCATTAAACAAGCAGCAGTTACGGCTAAATAGTTTCTATTGACAATATTTGAACAAAAATAACCTGATTGTTCGCTATCAAAACCATAGAAAGCATGACAAGGATTACCTTCAAGAATTATTATCCCTACATGCTGTATTCTGCCATCAGGAAATAAAAGTTTTGCTCCCACTGCACCAATTTCTGGTTGTTGTGCAAGTTCTAACATTGATTCCAGCCAATCAGGAGTAATTACTTCTGTATCATCATTTAACGACAGCAGGTATTGTCCTTTCGCTTCCGCTGCGCCTTTATTTATCCGCATCGAAAAGTTAAAAGGTTCAGCGCAACGTACTAATTGCACATTTAAAGCGACTATTTTCTCTAAAGTTGCTTTTGGAATGTCATAACCATCCACCACAATAATTTCAAAATTACGATAGGTACTCAACTGCTGAATGCTGCGGATGCAATTTTCTAAAAAACAAAGATTACCAGAAGGAATTTTAGTAGTTGTGCCAGCACTAGGGATGATTATGCTAACAAGAGGATGCCCAATAATATCGCGCCGAACTCTGTAAATACCTGGATTTGCTGTTTCTTCCACACGCCCTGGATACGGACTGCGCTCTAACATTGATTCTAGAGCTTTTCTACCAGCAATATACGCCCAAGGTTTTGCTTGTGAGCCAGATGCAGCAGAGGCGGATATGCTGCGCCAGTGATAGAGAATCTTTGGAATATGGTAGATGTTTTTTGTTTTCTCTACAACTCGCAATACCAAATCATAATCTTGTGAGCCATTATATTCGCTGCGGAAACCATTTATTTCATGAATCATGCTAGTACGATAAACGCCTAAGTGGCAGGTGTACATGCAAGAATAGAAATACTCTGGAGACCAGTCTGGTTTAAAGCAGGGAGAAAATCGCTTTCCTTTATTATCTATTTTGTCTTCATCGCTATAAATAAAATCTGCTTCTGGGTGCTGGTTGATTAACTTAGCATTTTCAAATAAAGCATCTATTGTTAATTCATCATCATGGTCTAAAAGTGCAATATAGTCTCCTGTTGCTAATTCTAATGCAGAGTTACTAGCAGCAGAAATATGACCGTTCTCTGTTCTGAATACAACTTTGATACGTGAATCAAGTTGACTATAGTGAGTCAATATAGAGCGAATATGGGGATGGGTAGAAGCGTCATCAGCAATGCAAAGTTCCCAATTTGGGTAGATTTGCTTGCGAACTGATTCAATGGCTTTTTCTAACAATTTTGCCTCTATATTGTAAACAGGCATAATTACTGAAAACTTAGGCTGGAGTTGCCATTGGACAATTTGCTGATGAGCAGATGTGATATCTTGTTGTGTTAATGTATTTCTTTTTATCCATTTTTGATATGCTATTTTATTCCTCAGTTGATAAGCAATATTTTGGTAGATAAAGTGTATTAATCCTCGCGTTTTTCGTCTGCGCAATATACGTTGTAGTTTCTGAACTTTTTTATTAAATTGCATTTCTATCTTTTGATTTAATAAACAAAATTAATAATGCTTCTTAAATAGGAGTTTTTCTTTTATCTTCAGCATTTTACTTCTTAACTGCCAAAATTTACTACTTTCCATAGCATTAACTAAAGTTTGTAATCGTTGAATCTCTGCATTTTTATATTGTAATTCTGCATGACACTGATAAATATCTGAATAAATATTGTTTATCTGCCTTACATACCCCAATCTTCTTCGCATCTTTTCTCCAATTACTTTTGGGCTTAATACAGACTTAATATGCTGATCTGCTTTTATACCCACTTGTTTTGCTTCTTCAGGATTATTAAATACGTACTGCATTAAACATGCAGCATGTTCAATGTCTGGTTCTGCCCACAGATTCCCTTTTTTGTAAGGCCCGTAATCCTCTGTTAGAGACACTAAAGAGTACTTAACAAGAAAACTATTACTAAGATTCATAAATTCGGTATTGGCTGAATAGGCAGTTGCTATGACTGGTTTTCCATAGAACATGGCTTCTGCCATCGTCAGTCCAAAACCCTCAGAGCGATGCAAAGATAAGTAGCAATCACAATTGTAAATGAGTGCATTTAGTTCATCTTTAAGTAGATAGCAATCAATTAATTTGATATTTTTAAAACCTTCTACTAAAACTTCAAATTGCTGGAGTTTATCTGGAAAGTATTTAGCGTTTGAAAACTTAATTACTAGCAAGACGTTTTCATTTTCTTTACCAAAAGCCCGTTTAAATGCTTCAATAACAGCCGCCGGATTTTTGCGTTCAAATACACTGCAAAAATCAAATATAAACAGAAAAATAAATTTATTATCTGGTAATCCTAGCGCTTGTTTACTAACTGAGGGTTTGGGAAGAGAAATACTGTGCATAACCTTTAGCACTGGTATAGGAGATACAGGTGCGATCGCTTCTACACAATAACTACTTGGAGTCCAGATTTCATGAAAAAGATTAAACGCAGACAACCATTCTTTGGGAAATTCTGGTAATTCCCACGCCCAAAATCCAATATTATACTTGTCTTTAAAATATTCAGGACTAGTGTAACTGATAAAAGCATTAATCATATCCACATTTACCTGAATAATATTTATTGGATAAGGATTATCATCAGAAAAATCTGTGTAGGAAGAATCCATCTTCCTATGCATTGTGTTAAAAGTACAGTTATTAATAACAAAAGGAATGCCAGCCGCTTCAACAGCTCTAATAGTTCCTCGGACTCCTTCACCAAGCCCAAATTCACTGTTAACATAACCTGAAATATTCACACCAAAATTATCGCTAACGGTGTTGTTGGCAATTTCAGGTTTTGAGTCCATATTTTTCTCCTAAAGTGTCAGATTCTAGCAGTAGGGGCACACAACTGTATACCCCTACTAGTTTTGAATAATTATCCACAGATACACATAGATAAGTACATGGCATAGATGATAAAGTAGCAAACTGATACCACTAAATCACTAAAACAGTAGCTGTAAGACAAAATTAAATTTATAAAACCATTACTTGTCGCTCAATTCCTTCAAATCATGATCGACCATTAGCTGCACCATCTGTTCAAAGGAGCACTGTGGTTTCCAACCCAGTTCCGCTTTAATCTTGTAAATGCAACCTGCCAATTGTACTGGTTCATCTGGACGGTAGAATGCAGGGTCAACAGATACATAATCTTCCCAGTTCAAACCCACATACTCAAAGGCACATTCTACCAGTTCTCGCACCGAATGAGTTTCACCACTGGCTATGATATAGTCATCTGCTTTAGTTTGCTGTAACATCAACCACATAGCATATACCGCATCTTTGGCATAGCACCAATCACGCCGTGCATCTAAATTACCAAGTTTTAATTCCTTGGCTAATCCCAGTTTAATCATTGCCGCAGTGTGAGTAACTTTGCGAAATACAAACTCTGTACCGCGACGGGGAGATTCATGGGTGTAGGTGATACCACAGCAACCAAAAAGATTATATTTTTGGCGATAATTGACTGTCATCCAATGAGCGTAAGCTTTAGCAACACCATAAGGATTACGCGGACGAAAAGCAGTACGTTCGGTTTGGGGTGATTCATCGGGTTGACCAAACACTTCACTACTAGAAGCTTGGTAAAATCTAGCATCAGGTTTACAGCGTCGAATCGCTTCTAGAAGCCGCGACACTCCCAAAGCAGTGTATTCAGCAGTAAGTGCTGGTTGTGTCCAAGACAGGGGAACATAGCTTTGAGATGCAAGATTGTATATTTCATCTGGTTGGCACTCAGTCACCACATCCATCAGCGAAGACTGATCTAACAAGTCACCAGATACAATATGGATCTGGTTAAAAAGGTGACTGATGCGTTCTAGATTGCTGGTGCTGGAACGGCGAACTAAGCCAAATACTTGATAGTCTTTTTCTGCAAGGATTTCAGCGAGGTAGGAACCGTCTTGTCCAGTTAATCCGGTGATGAGAGCTCTTTTTGCCATTATCTTAGAGGATGTTTGCAAAGTCAAAAAAAGCTCACGTAACAAAACTCTGTCAGTAGATAAAAATACGACAGTGTTGCGAGAGCTATGTATAAATTTTACCCACGCCATATGACAGACTAACAGTGGGAATGGCCACCGAATTTAAACCAGAGGAATGATTACCCTCACTTTCTGCTTTCAAGTACAATGCAGACTCTCAAACGACCTCTTGCTACAGTCTCACGCGCAACCTTATTTTGCTTTAGCAAGTATCTCAAAATGCAACATGCCGTCAGGAAGCCAATTTGTCTTTACGGCTTCTTCATTTTTATCTTCCCAATACTTCCAAACTTCCTCAGCACTTTTAAATAGTGATTGTTTACCTGAATGTTCTACAATGTGTACGTCTTCAAATATTTCAAATAACTTCCGAAGAAAGTCTTGCGGATTTAGCTCCGAAACCTCTTTAAGGCAGCGTGGATTGAACTCCATTAGGACAATAGGCTTATGAAGAGTTAATAGAGTACGAAAACCCTCTATTGCATAAGATTCATGTCCCTCTATATCTATTTTTACTACATTTTTACTACATTAATGGAAGTAAGATCTTTTAGCAGGTCATCAAGTATAACCGACTGAAGATAGTTCTTACCATTCTCTGGTGCAATTAAATAAGTATTAGATGTTCCACCATCCAGTGAAAAAATATCCACCCTATTTGACGCTGCAAATGGCATGACACACACATTTTTAAACTTATTTTTTACAATACCCGCATATAATAATTGCAAATTATCAGGGTTTGGTTCCACAGCTATGACTTTTCCAGAGGTTCCTACCGCTTTTGCTCCTGCAAAAGTCATCATACCTACATTTGCACCTATATCAACAAATGTATCTCCTTCCTTTAGTAGATTTGATAGCACGTTAACTACGTGCGGCTCCCATGTCTTATTATTTACAATTTGACGACCAAAATCTTGTTCACTTTTTTTAACACAAACGTAATACCCTCCACAATCAATAGCAAGTACTTTTTCATCATCTTCAATTTTCTGTTGATATTCTGCGGAATTAATAAATGATGAGAATAATTCATCTAGTGAAATACCGTTTTTAATTAGTTTTTCGTAGTCTTTAAATCCGGCATATTCTGGGTTTCTGCCGAGAATTAATCTATAGGCTGAAATGACATCTTCAATATCAGCAACACCGTTAAACGGTTTATCAACGTAATTTCTCATTGTTTCCTCTCATACAGATTTTATTGCAGTACAAATATCTGTTCAGTTGCTTATAGCAGTCTAACACTCCTATGTAAGAGTATTATCCAGCACTTTGGTAATCTTGTCTCAGTAAATCGCTGACTTGTACTAAAACACATCTTTTCAATTTAGTAGTGAGTTAAGTAAGAGGTAATTTGTGACTAATGCGTTCTAGGTTATTGGTGTTAGAACGGCGGACTAAGCCAAATGCTTAGTTACCTTTTTCTACAAAGATTTCAGCGAGGTAGTAACTGTCTTGTCCAGTTAATCCAGTGATAAGAGCTTTTTTATCATTATTTATTTAATATATTCTTCATTAATTACCTCAAATATTTGCTTTTAGCTTTTGTAGGCGTTCGCGTACCCATAAACTTTTTTGAACATCATTTTCTAGCAGTCATAAACAAATGGGCTTGTAAAAACTCTCGCCCTTTGTGGAAATTAAAATTACTTATTCAATAAACTTAAATATTTTTCCTCTATCTTCGACCACACATAATTTGTCTCTACAAACTTCTTTCCCTGCAAACCCAACTGATATCTAATGTGTTCATTCATCATCTCTATAGCTACCTGAAACTCTTCTTTGCAGGTATACCAAAGTCCGCCCTGTGCGCGACGACACTGCCCTACCAAGACATCACATTTGTCACTAACCAATACAGGCTTACCTACTGCCCAAGCTTCTAACAACACCATAGAAAGACTTTCAAATGGTGAAGGCATTACCAATAAATCACAAGCTGCTAAAGCATCCCACTTAGTTTGATCGTCCACAAAACCCAATGCAATAATATCTGGATGCTTGGGAATTGGCATTGTTGGCTTACCCAGCAAAACCAATTTTCTGGAGGTAGAATTCTGTTTTCTTAACTCAATAAAGTAGCTAAAAAGCTCATCACAGCCTTTGCACGGATCAATCCTGCCAACATATAGTAAAAAAGGGTCATCAATTTTGTATATCTGCCTAAAATTTTCTGCACTCAAGGCTTTTGGCGAATCTACAGCTACACCAACAACAGGCCCCTCTAGATTTATCTTAGGAAAACGTACTTTCAAAAAATTCCTTTCTTCTACCGTATTAAAGATAAATCCACGCGCTTTTTCAAACAACGTATCCCACATACTCATATAAATAGGCCATTCGTCATGAGCTAGAGGAGCTAAATAAGCTTTGTCTGCTACTAATGGCAAAAGGAAATACGTTGTCGCATATAAATAAGTAAAGAAAATAAAAGCATCATATTCATGATGATGCTGTTTTATATGAACTGTGAGTTCATGAGAAACTGGTCCCTGAGCCTGCATCCATTCTTCTTGTTCTTCTATAGAAGCTGATTTAAAACGAGGAGAAATCTTTTCAGATAGATGATTGAATGCTTTTATATCTCGTGGCTTCTCTACCGAAAAACGCCGCACCTTAACACCTGCAACTTCTGTTATTCCTGGGGAATAGTAATTTTGCCAAGTTAGATAATCTATTGCACAGGTTGTAAGTATTTCCGTATCCCAATATTGAGACATCCGCTGTGCAATTTTCAGGCAGTGAGTTTCTGCACCCCCATTAACCTCTAATCCGCATCGCTGTACTACGAAAGCTATTCGTATCATCTTTTTGTTTTATAAGAAGCTATTTAATGTAGACAATTAATAGAGTTTAAACTTACTATTGGGGATACGCAACAATGACAATATGGCTTGATTTGTTGGCTTCAAATATCTTCATAACTTTTGCCATATCATCTGCACATTCGGAAGTTTCTCAACTTCCTTTTTTTCATTAGCAACTGCATCAAATTTGTCGATTGCTTACCAGTTTGTCAGCTAATTCCAGATGTATCATTATGTTGTTACATAGTTATTTGTCTGAATTTGTGTGTTTTAATTATTAAAATTAATCTACTGATGCGATTAAATCTAAGTGCATCATATCTCCTGTTTGATTAACTTCATTAATATCAATCCAATATTCCATAATCTCCTTATAATCCCAAGCTTTCTTTATATTGTCATCACTTAAAATTATGGATACTGAATTATACAATCCAAACAATTCAGATAGATATTCCTCAGGCTCATTTCCCCCAAACTCTCTTAATGCTTTAGGGTGAAATTCAGTAATGATAGTAGGTAACAATTTCTTTAATATTTTTTTAAAACCTCTAATTGCTTTAAGTTCATGCCCCTCAACATCTATTTTTACAACATTAATATTCTGATATCTTGCAAGCTGCTCATCCAAAATAATAGATTGCGTAAAAACACTGTATTCTGTAGGATTTTTAGTGTTTACAAGATGTCCGTTAGAGCTTCCAATTACCATTTCAAATATGGATTCACAATCAGATGCAGCATATGGAAGTACATCAATATTTCTAAATCTATTTTTTACAATACTCGCAAAAATCAATTGGATGTTATCAGGATTTGGTTCTATTGCAATTACTTTTCCTTTATCCCCAACAACAGATGCGCCCAAGACTGTAAAGTAACCTATATTTGCCCCAATATCAACAAATGTATTTCCCTCATTTAATAGACTAGATAAAATCCTTGTAATATGTGGTTCATGTTGTCTATTTTTGATGATTTCACCTCCAACATCTTGATCTGATAATCGAGCATATATAAACTTTCCCCCAATATCGACTGCTGTAATTTCTTCTTCAGTTTCTAATTTTTTTTTATATTCAGTTGACTGTAAAAATCCAGTTATGAGCTTATCAAGCGTCATTCCAGCTTCTATATGTTTTTTGTAATGTTGAAACCCCTCATTATCTGGAAACCTTTTCAAAATCAGTCTGTATGCATAAACAACATCATCAATTGTTGCTTGGGAATTGAATGGTTTATCAAAGTTCAAAATATTTTTGTTTATTTGTATATTGTTCAATAGCTGTATAGCACTATCCCATAACTTCTTAAACATATCCTTTCCTCTCTGTAGATTCTTAAATCGTCTATCATAATCAACCTAAAAATGCAACTAATCTCATTGCAGCTTTTTTAAAGCATCTATAAATTTCGCTTCAATTATTTCGTTTGTAAAATTTTCTTGATATCGACACCAACCCATTTCACCTAAAGAAGCGCGAGTCGATTCGTTTCTAGCTAGATAGTCTATTGATGCAGCCAACAAATATGGGTCTGGCTTGTCCCATACCAACCCCACTTTTCCTACAGTAGAGGGAATAGCTGATGAGCCGTAAGCTATAATGGACAATTTCATTGCCATAGATTCAACCAGTGGTACACAAAATCCTTCATGTTCACTGGTAATTAAAAAAATCTGAGAAACAAGATAATAAGCTTTCAGTGCTGCTTCAGAAACTCCTCCAGTAAATACTACTGCTTCTTGTAATCCTAAAGATTTAACCTGTTGATAAAGTATTGCGCTATATTTTTTTAATCGTTCATCTTGTTTTCCAACTATTAATAAACGACTATCTTTGTTATAACTATTGTGATATATACTAAAAGCATTAATTAAAGCTATATGTCCCTTGTTGGGAGCAAGGCGACCTACCATTAAAATATTAATTTTTCCATCTTTGTACTTATCTATAACATTGAGGTCTGCCTCAATATGTTGCAAACGTTCTATACGATGAAATGGTGACAAGACTAAAGCTTTTGTTTTCGGGACTCCTTGAGATAATAGTTCTTGTGCATTGTAGTCAGAAGCACATAAATACAGATCGCAATTGCTATTGGCTATAGATTTGAGTTGCTCTCTTCCAGAACGACAGGAAATAACATAATCTGCATTGATACCTTCAAAAAATTCTGGTGGGGTAACGTTATGGTATCTAACAACTTTTTTACACTGAAGATTCTGGAGGAGGTTAAGACCTTCATTCCACCCTACAGAATATTGATAAATTAAAATATCAGATTTTTTAGAAAGAAAACTTTGAATTTCATTTACATGTTTAATCGCTGGTTTGGAAATACCCCAATTTGCTGCAAAAATCTGGGTTCTGTACCCATGTTTTACTAGAGTCTCATACATATGTATGACATCATTACTGACTGCATCACCGCTGGTAATACATGGGCTTAAAATAGCAATATTGCTCATAGCTTATATCCTATGATGGCGTAATCTTGTGGGCCATAGAAATAATCGCTAAACTGTTCAGCAACTTCAGAGCCAATCAGTTTAAATTCTTTAGAAAAAGGATTAAGGTTTATGACCTTGACATTGCACAAACCTCTGATTTCAGCGACAAACTTAACCATGATGCTTGGTAGGGGATTGCGATGGGTGGGATCTATATAAAATAAATGACTTCCTACTTGGACATTTTGTGAATTTGGGGTTTCATAAATTACTAATCCACTAGGCTTAAGTACCCGCACGGTCTCATCAAATAACTGGATTAGCTTTTCAAAAGGTAGATGCTCAATAATATGAAATCCAGTTACTGCACCTAAGCTGCCATCAGGTAAAGATTGTAAATAAGCAATTACATCTGATTCAATCACCTCTAGTCCTCTGGCTCGGCATTGCTCCAACATGATTCTGTTAATATCTAGACCCCATGCCGTATAACCAGACTCTCGCAGCAATTCTAGCCATTCACCACGCCCACAACCTACATCTAAAATCGGAAATTCGGTTGTACCAACCTTTGCTTCTTCGATAAAGGGCAAGTAAAATTTCAATTTGTTGAGGATATCCTCACGACTACCGCGAAATTGGTCTTCAAATGCAGCGTAGAAAGCATCCAGAGAATGTTGATCTTCATTAATAAATGTTTGTAGCTGCTGTTGATTAAATGATTCTGGTAAACGTTGCCGTGCCTCCTCCAGAAACGTTGCGATCAGACGTTTCTGTTGCATGAGGTCATTTTTGAGGTAACTATCATTTTTGATGTAATGCTCATTTAGACTTTGAATGCAAGTATTCATAGCAATCAGTCGCTCATCGAGTCCTTTGATGCGAGTATCTGTAGCATCCAAGCGCTCTTGTACATCAGTTATCGAACTATTTGTGTGAGTATCAATCTTATTAAAGTAACTATCAATGTCTTGAATGCTGCTATTTACAATATGCAAGCGCTCATCTAATGTTTGCAAACGAGCATCTACAGCATTCAGACGTTCATCCATCGCTTGTAAACGAGTACTTACACTATGCACGTGCTCATCCAGATGCGATCGCAAAATTGTTATTTGTTCAATTAACTGCTGATTCAGCAAGGTAGACCTTTTTAAAGCATTAATGACATTAAAGTTTACTTCTCGTTGGTCTTTAAATATAAAATTTAATATTTTGAGTGCTACTTTTTGTATTCCTTTACTTAGATTAAAAGGAAACTGATTCAAATTATCAGGCCACTTTGTACGGACAATTGCTCTAGATTCTGCATTTACAAGTAAAGCCTCAATATGGTTGATCGACAAATTCATTGCTGATACTTCAATATCAGGTTCAATATTGATTTGGGAAAGGGCAATATTGGTTTGGGAAAAAATGGGTGCCTGAGATTGGTTCTTCCGCCTTGCTGCTTCCTCCCGAATTTTTTCCATTAATTCATCAACATTAATTTCAAGTTTGTTTTCATCAATCATGTTCACATTCTCATCTTTAGGGATTACAAATTCTTGTTAATTTAATAATTCTCATGACATCTAAGCTAATTTAGAGCTTTTATCTCTTTTACAGTTTTGGCAGGAACACCTGCTACAAGATGATAGTTAGGAATCTCACCTTTCACGACTGCGCCAGCCGCTACGACACAATGCTTGCCTATTTTACATGGACCTATGACTGTGACATTACTTGCTATCCACGTACCTTCTTCAATGATGATGTCATTGCCTTCTTTCGGAAAATCATACATTCTCTCTTTGCCAAACTTCTTATAGTCGTGAGTTCCAGTTATTAAGCTGACATTATGCCCAAAAAATACATACTCACCAATATAGATATTTCCGGAAGATAAGTTGAAAAACGCATTATTGACAACGCAATTATCTGACATTTTCAGTCTT
It encodes:
- a CDS encoding glycosyltransferase, translating into MDSKPEIANNTVSDNFGVNISGYVNSEFGLGEGVRGTIRAVEAAGIPFVINNCTFNTMHRKMDSSYTDFSDDNPYPINIIQVNVDMINAFISYTSPEYFKDKYNIGFWAWELPEFPKEWLSAFNLFHEIWTPSSYCVEAIAPVSPIPVLKVMHSISLPKPSVSKQALGLPDNKFIFLFIFDFCSVFERKNPAAVIEAFKRAFGKENENVLLVIKFSNAKYFPDKLQQFEVLVEGFKNIKLIDCYLLKDELNALIYNCDCYLSLHRSEGFGLTMAEAMFYGKPVIATAYSANTEFMNLSNSFLVKYSLVSLTEDYGPYKKGNLWAEPDIEHAACLMQYVFNNPEEAKQVGIKADQHIKSVLSPKVIGEKMRRRLGYVRQINNIYSDIYQCHAELQYKNAEIQRLQTLVNAMESSKFWQLRSKMLKIKEKLLFKKHY
- a CDS encoding phosphate-starvation-inducible PsiE family protein encodes the protein MRKRPKSQFLLCDRWFDRHWIVRHMEAFQDLIVIVLCLSLFSVMLLQLRGIFVALTQTLDYKHVTAKILFILILVELFRLLMIYLQEHSIAVGVAVEITIVSVLREVVVHGALDISWIKVASICGLLFVLGALLIVCAKTPHMDCMSANTKFCPIVYLEGNQEQKERDFEHSRHRQEIR
- a CDS encoding FkbM family methyltransferase: MRNYVDKPFNGVADIEDVISAYRLILGRNPEYAGFKDYEKLIKNGISLDELFSSFINSAEYQQKIEDDEKVLAIDCGGYYVCVKKSEQDFGRQIVNNKTWEPHVVNVLSNLLKEGDTFVDIGANVGMMTFAGAKAVGTSGKVIAVEPNPDNLQLLYAGIVKNKFKNVCVMPFAASNRVDIFSLDGGTSNTYLIAPENGKNYLQSVILDDLLKDLTSINVVKM
- a CDS encoding glycosyltransferase family 2 protein; amino-acid sequence: MQFNKKVQKLQRILRRRKTRGLIHFIYQNIAYQLRNKIAYQKWIKRNTLTQQDITSAHQQIVQWQLQPKFSVIMPVYNIEAKLLEKAIESVRKQIYPNWELCIADDASTHPHIRSILTHYSQLDSRIKVVFRTENGHISAASNSALELATGDYIALLDHDDELTIDALFENAKLINQHPEADFIYSDEDKIDNKGKRFSPCFKPDWSPEYFYSCMYTCHLGVYRTSMIHEINGFRSEYNGSQDYDLVLRVVEKTKNIYHIPKILYHWRSISASAASGSQAKPWAYIAGRKALESMLERSPYPGRVEETANPGIYRVRRDIIGHPLVSIIIPSAGTTTKIPSGNLCFLENCIRSIQQLSTYRNFEIIVVDGYDIPKATLEKIVALNVQLVRCAEPFNFSMRINKGAAEAKGQYLLSLNDDTEVITPDWLESMLELAQQPEIGAVGAKLLFPDGRIQHVGIIILEGNPCHAFYGFDSEQSGYFCSNIVNRNYLAVTAACLMMRQEVFQQLGGLDEDFPLNYNDVDLCLKAHQFGYRNIVTPYAQLIHYESASRQKGLRPGEWNKLNDKWKDYFHKLGTDPYYNPNLSLDAPNFEL
- a CDS encoding GDP-mannose 4,6-dehydratase produces the protein MAKRALITGLTGQDGSYLAEILAEKDYQVFGLVRRSSTSNLERISHLFNQIHIVSGDLLDQSSLMDVVTECQPDEIYNLASQSYVPLSWTQPALTAEYTALGVSRLLEAIRRCKPDARFYQASSSEVFGQPDESPQTERTAFRPRNPYGVAKAYAHWMTVNYRQKYNLFGCCGITYTHESPRRGTEFVFRKVTHTAAMIKLGLAKELKLGNLDARRDWCYAKDAVYAMWLMLQQTKADDYIIASGETHSVRELVECAFEYVGLNWEDYVSVDPAFYRPDEPVQLAGCIYKIKAELGWKPQCSFEQMVQLMVDHDLKELSDK
- a CDS encoding tetratricopeptide repeat protein translates to MRALLYKDYLLTSASLIFGIGTILIPFPTLSLELKPQAIPSSPPDLLAQTDNKNPTNYLNQGLQAVQAGKIPDAIAAFRQAAELDPNLAPAHYNLGLALRQAGQLQPAADAFYRATQADPKFALAYANLGGALLEGKNLQQANDYLQRALELDPKLGVAHYNLGLVREQQQNWDKAIASFKKAMEYSKNAPEPAYHLGVCYLQQGKIDKAKDAFRKAVQINPKYPEAYYSLGSILYSQNKLKDALEAFRKSAEANSNYPNAYYGAGLVFIQLNQYGDAAQVLQYARDLYKAQNNPEWTNKAEQLLQQAQRMN